A stretch of DNA from Saccharospirillaceae bacterium:
TGGCGCAAGGTAATACGAGCATCCAAATCAACTGTTTTGCTGACTTTGCAGCGCTGGCCATCATAGTGCACCTTGCCGCCTTCAATCGCCCCTTTGGCGATAGCACGGGTTTTATAAAAACGAGCGGCCCACAACCATTTATCTAACCGGACTTTACCGGAGGAGTTTTTGTCAGACATATTGCACTGGATGATGTTCAGCTGAAAACAGCTTGATTCTACCACAGTCGGGCTATCGGCCAGCAGCAATCCGGCGAATCGTTATATCTGCTGGCTGTTGGAAATCATGTCGTTCTAGCACGCGACGATGAATGCATATCGCCTTAAAGGCCAAGCTCGTCGAAGTGATGAACGCCAGGAAATTCACTGTCAGTATTCGGTGGTTGCTGGCTGTCCGGATGATAAATGGTCAGTAGCCAACGGATGCCCCAGACCTCAGCCGATTTCAATACGGCCTGACTGTCATCCACCAGCAGCGTGCGGTTTTTATCGAACGGTTCTTCGCGCGATAAATGATCCCAGAATGCCTGACTCTCTTTTGGCTCCTGATAGTCGTGCGAAGAAATCACCCGATCCACAAGCTGATCGAGATGAGTGTGTTCCATCTTCAAGTCCACACTGTCGCGATGTGCATTGGTCACAATTACGGTGCGTTTTCCCATCCGTTGCAGTGTTGCCAGAAAGTCTTTCACGTGCGGGCGAAAGCCAATCTTATGTTGCACATCGCGCTTTAACTCAGCAATTGGCAACCCGGTCAGTTGACTCCAGTGATCAAGACAATACCAGTTCAGTGTGCCTTTCAGGCTTACAAAACTCTTATTCAATTCCGCCAGCGCATCTTCTTCACTCATGTTGTGATGATCAGCGTAAGCCTTTGGCATATGGGTCAGCCAGAAGTACGTATCAAAGTGCAAATCCAATAACGTGCCATCCATATCCAGCAGCACGGTATCAATTTGTTGCCAATCGGGCAGGCTCATAAGAGTATACTCAGTTAAAATTTTAAAGCGTCACAGGTTTGATATGCATAAAAAACCCGAAATTCTGCATCGTTCTATGGTGGCACAAAGCCGTTTATTCCGCATCGAATCGTTTGATTTACGATTTTCTAATGGTGTTGAACGCACGTACGAACGTCTGGTTCCGGGAGGCTCAGGTGCGGTCATGATGGTTGCCTTGCTGGATGACGAAACAGTCGCGCTGATTCGTGAGTATGGCGGTGGTGTCGAAGATTACACATTAACATTGCCGAAAGGTGCGGTCGATCAGGGGGAAACCATGCGCGATGCCTGTAACCGCGAATTACAGGAAGAAATTGGCTTTGCCGCCCGCGAATTCATTCACCTGAAGAAAGTGAGTCTGTCGCCGAGCTATATGACTGGTGGCATCGACGTGGTTCTGGCGAAAGACTTATATCCATCACAACTGCAAGGTGATGAGCCAGAGCCGCTGGAACTGGTGGAGTGGAAGCTGGCGAATCTGCACGAATTGTACGGGCGTGACGACTTCAATGAGGGGCGTGCCATTGCTGCCCTGGCATTAGCGCAGGATTACCTGGCCGGGCGCTTCGAAGGCAAACTTCTTTAGCCCGAACATCATGGTGACATCAGCTTTTCAGCAACAGGCCTGCAATGACTTCGCGCAGAGCATCAAGCTTGATCGG
This window harbors:
- the yrfG gene encoding GMP/IMP nucleotidase translates to MSLPDWQQIDTVLLDMDGTLLDLHFDTYFWLTHMPKAYADHHNMSEEDALAELNKSFVSLKGTLNWYCLDHWSQLTGLPIAELKRDVQHKIGFRPHVKDFLATLQRMGKRTVIVTNAHRDSVDLKMEHTHLDQLVDRVISSHDYQEPKESQAFWDHLSREEPFDKNRTLLVDDSQAVLKSAEVWGIRWLLTIYHPDSQQPPNTDSEFPGVHHFDELGL
- the nudE gene encoding ADP compounds hydrolase NudE, producing MHKKPEILHRSMVAQSRLFRIESFDLRFSNGVERTYERLVPGGSGAVMMVALLDDETVALIREYGGGVEDYTLTLPKGAVDQGETMRDACNRELQEEIGFAAREFIHLKKVSLSPSYMTGGIDVVLAKDLYPSQLQGDEPEPLELVEWKLANLHELYGRDDFNEGRAIAALALAQDYLAGRFEGKLL